In bacterium, a single window of DNA contains:
- the pucD gene encoding xanthine dehydrogenase subunit D has product MRPHQQLDTKVRDRKTHARGVGASPPRPDAPLKVLGRFAYASDLHIDGMLWGATVRSPHPRARIMGIDVSQALTIRGVATVLTAEDVPGHRFYGIKVADQPVLAAHEVRYVGEPVAIVAADHPETARRAVEAVRVDYEVQAPLTDPESALSGAGDPIDPGGNVARHVRIRHGDVATARSRAEVVVRREYTSGVQDPAFLGPEAGLAVPDGSGGIDLYVAAQWIHDDRRQVAAALGLDPSRVRLTLSGVGGAFGGREDLSVHIHACMLALRMGRPVKMSYDRAESFVGHVHRHPSRIRVELGARRDGTLVYSTVRLLLDGGAYTSTSQIVIANASYFAAGAYKVDHVEIDGYAVYTNNPPRGAMRGFGAVQACYAIESAMDRLAGELDMDPVDLRVRNAIQEGDLLPTGQEVDGPTPTRELLGHLRRLPLPPERPAAGEDLRRLPGGVGNTTHGEAVVRGVGYALGMKAIGFSGGVDDISTARVSVSVAGGRPVAEVYSAASECGQGIVAVQAQIVRTELGIDSVTVRPADTDIGDAGSSAASRQTWMTGGAVQGACHGVRDRILERAARRLGCSPGDLALTPHGITVPGKGEALVSLADLLGDDSIEHTFVYHHRPTEPIDDVRGQGNAHIAFAYAAHRAVVDVDTELGLVRLVELATAQDVGKAINPQAVEGQIEGGSAQGLGLALLEEVQVEDGLVKNASFTDYLIPTILDMPPMNVRLFEFPHPDSPYGLNGVGEPPTLSSTPAIVNALRDATGLDLPRVPVRPTDLIASLQGDGSRGE; this is encoded by the coding sequence ATGAGGCCCCACCAGCAACTGGACACGAAGGTTCGTGACCGCAAGACCCACGCCCGCGGGGTCGGCGCGTCACCCCCGCGGCCCGACGCGCCGCTCAAGGTGCTGGGCCGCTTCGCCTACGCCTCGGACCTCCACATCGACGGCATGCTGTGGGGCGCCACGGTGAGGAGTCCGCACCCGAGGGCCCGCATCATGGGTATCGATGTCTCCCAGGCCCTGACGATCCGGGGGGTTGCCACCGTGCTGACCGCCGAGGATGTTCCGGGGCACCGTTTCTACGGCATCAAGGTGGCGGACCAGCCTGTGCTGGCCGCCCACGAAGTCCGGTATGTGGGCGAGCCGGTGGCGATCGTGGCCGCCGACCATCCCGAAACAGCCCGCCGGGCGGTCGAGGCCGTCCGCGTCGACTACGAGGTGCAGGCACCGCTGACCGACCCGGAGTCCGCGCTGTCGGGTGCCGGAGATCCGATCGACCCGGGCGGGAACGTGGCGCGCCATGTACGCATCCGCCACGGGGACGTTGCCACCGCCAGGTCACGGGCGGAGGTGGTGGTGCGACGGGAGTACACCTCAGGGGTCCAGGATCCGGCCTTCCTGGGCCCGGAAGCCGGTCTGGCGGTGCCCGACGGCAGCGGCGGTATCGACCTGTACGTGGCGGCGCAGTGGATCCACGACGACCGGCGCCAGGTGGCAGCAGCTCTCGGGCTGGATCCGAGCCGGGTACGACTGACCCTGAGCGGGGTCGGCGGGGCCTTCGGAGGCAGGGAGGACCTGTCGGTGCATATCCATGCCTGCATGCTGGCGCTGCGGATGGGCCGCCCCGTCAAGATGTCCTATGACCGGGCGGAGTCGTTCGTCGGCCATGTCCATCGGCACCCCTCCCGTATCCGGGTCGAACTGGGCGCCCGCCGGGACGGAACCCTGGTCTACTCCACAGTGAGGCTCCTGCTGGACGGCGGCGCCTACACGTCCACCTCGCAGATCGTCATAGCCAACGCCTCCTACTTCGCCGCCGGCGCCTACAAGGTCGACCATGTGGAGATCGACGGTTACGCCGTCTACACCAACAACCCTCCCCGGGGGGCCATGCGCGGCTTCGGGGCGGTGCAGGCCTGTTACGCCATCGAATCGGCCATGGATCGCCTCGCCGGGGAACTGGACATGGATCCGGTCGACCTGAGGGTCCGCAATGCCATACAGGAGGGAGACCTCCTACCCACCGGGCAGGAGGTTGACGGTCCCACCCCCACTCGCGAGCTCCTGGGACACCTGCGCCGCCTTCCGCTGCCCCCCGAGCGCCCTGCGGCAGGGGAGGACCTGAGGCGCCTGCCCGGCGGGGTGGGCAACACCACTCATGGGGAGGCGGTGGTCCGGGGGGTCGGCTACGCCCTCGGGATGAAGGCGATCGGCTTCTCCGGAGGCGTGGACGACATCTCCACCGCCCGGGTGTCGGTCTCGGTAGCGGGTGGCCGGCCGGTGGCGGAGGTCTACAGCGCCGCCTCTGAGTGCGGGCAGGGCATCGTGGCGGTGCAGGCCCAGATCGTGCGGACCGAGTTGGGGATCGACTCGGTCACCGTCCGGCCCGCTGACACGGACATCGGGGACGCCGGCTCGTCGGCGGCCTCCCGCCAGACCTGGATGACCGGCGGAGCGGTCCAAGGTGCCTGTCACGGCGTGCGGGATCGGATCCTGGAACGGGCCGCCCGACGCCTCGGTTGCTCTCCGGGAGATCTTGCCCTCACACCCCATGGAATCACGGTTCCCGGCAAGGGGGAGGCCCTCGTCAGTCTCGCCGACCTCCTGGGCGATGACTCGATCGAGCACACCTTCGTGTACCACCACCGGCCTACCGAACCCATCGATGACGTGCGGGGCCAGGGCAATGCCCACATCGCCTTCGCCTACGCCGCCCACCGGGCGGTGGTCGATGTGGACACCGAGTTGGGTCTGGTCCGGTTGGTCGAGCTGGCCACCGCCCAGGATGTGGGGAAGGCCATCAACCCCCAGGCCGTCGAGGGACAGATCGAAGGCGGTTCTGCCCAGGGTCTCGGCCTCGCCCTGCTGGAGGAGGTTCAGGTCGAGGACGGCCTCGTGAAGAACGCCTCGTTCACCGACTACCTGATCCCCACCATCCTTGACATGCCTCCCATGAACGTCCGGCTCTTCGAGTTCCCCCATCCCGACTCCCCCTACGGGCTCAACGGGGTAGGGGAGCCCCCCACGCTGTCCTCCACCCCGGCCATCGTCAACGCCCTGCGCGACGCCACCGGCCTCGACCTCCCGCGAGTCCCCGTCCGGCCGACCGATCTGATCGCCTCTCTCCAAGGCGATGGCTCTCGGGGAGAATAG
- a CDS encoding GTP-binding protein — protein MSSASVQSRPGPSVTVLTGFLGAGKTTLVNHLLSTDHGRRIAVIVNEMGEIGIDGDLIVSSEEEIIEMANGCVCCTLSVRNDLAAMIRKLLARPEPPDYVVIETSGVADPVPVTQALFVEGLADRIGVDGIVTMVDAKHVDAHLDAFGPDRPDSRVVDQILCADRIVLNKTDLVGPDALRKTEARISGLNNTAPVIRSCYSRVDPDEILGIEAFGGSPVSTGGGFLEDTYVHSRDPGVEAISIEVHGELDGARLREWLEALTGARSADIYRIKGILAVAGQPRQTILQGVHRLFEIYPGGRWSGNRSSRLVFIGRDLDGRMLRSGLEGCRA, from the coding sequence ATGAGTTCGGCGTCCGTCCAATCCCGGCCCGGCCCGAGCGTCACCGTCCTGACCGGCTTCCTGGGCGCCGGGAAGACCACCCTCGTCAACCACCTTCTCTCCACGGACCACGGTCGGCGCATCGCGGTGATAGTGAACGAGATGGGCGAGATCGGAATCGACGGAGATCTCATCGTCTCCTCCGAAGAGGAGATAATCGAGATGGCCAACGGGTGTGTCTGCTGCACGCTGTCGGTTCGCAACGATCTGGCCGCCATGATCCGTAAGCTGCTGGCCCGCCCCGAGCCGCCCGACTACGTGGTCATCGAGACCAGCGGCGTTGCCGATCCGGTGCCGGTCACCCAGGCGCTCTTCGTCGAAGGCCTGGCCGATCGCATAGGAGTCGACGGGATCGTGACCATGGTCGACGCCAAGCACGTGGACGCCCATCTGGACGCGTTCGGCCCGGACCGGCCCGACAGCCGGGTGGTGGACCAGATCCTGTGCGCCGACCGCATCGTGCTCAACAAGACGGATCTCGTCGGGCCCGATGCCCTGCGGAAGACGGAGGCTCGGATCAGCGGACTCAACAACACCGCCCCGGTTATCAGATCGTGCTACTCCAGGGTGGACCCGGATGAGATTCTCGGGATCGAGGCCTTCGGTGGATCGCCGGTGTCGACAGGCGGCGGGTTCCTCGAGGACACCTACGTCCACTCCCGGGATCCGGGCGTGGAGGCCATCAGTATCGAGGTCCACGGCGAGTTGGACGGGGCCAGGCTGAGGGAGTGGCTGGAGGCTCTCACCGGGGCGCGATCCGCCGACATCTACCGCATCAAGGGCATCCTCGCCGTGGCTGGGCAGCCGCGCCAGACCATCCTCCAAGGGGTCCACCGGCTGTTCGAGATCTATCCGGGCGGGCGATGGTCGGGCAACCGGAGCAGCCGGCTGGTCTTCATCGGCCGTGATCTCGATGGCCGGATGCTGCGGTCCGGGCTGGAGGGCTGCCGCGCGTGA
- a CDS encoding ribbon-helix-helix domain-containing protein, which translates to MRTTLTLDDDLADALKEQAQRTDQPFKKVVNDTLRRGLSPALVETAPRYLVDPHPSGFRPGVDPMRLNQLNDSLEVGGFPGPQAQ; encoded by the coding sequence ATGCGTACGACTCTGACTCTTGATGACGATCTGGCTGATGCCCTCAAGGAACAAGCCCAGCGCACAGACCAGCCGTTCAAGAAGGTGGTCAACGACACCTTGAGACGGGGCCTGTCCCCCGCGCTCGTCGAGACCGCGCCGCGCTACCTTGTCGATCCCCACCCGAGCGGGTTCAGGCCCGGCGTCGATCCGATGCGACTCAACCAACTCAACGACTCGCTCGAGGTCGGCGGATTCCCCGGCCCGCAGGCGCAGTGA
- a CDS encoding type II toxin-antitoxin system VapC family toxin, which translates to MIVPDLNLLVYAHAAGAPLHQPARRWWEDLVNGTERVGVPWLVATGFVRLLTHPAVLRDPAAPEHAADLVAEWFRSSSVTPLNPGTQHLAIFRNLLAAVGVGGNLVTDAHIAALAIEHQAQVHSNDGDFARFPGLRWHNPLLDVG; encoded by the coding sequence GTGATCGTCCCAGACCTAAACCTGCTCGTGTACGCCCACGCCGCCGGCGCGCCGCTGCACCAGCCGGCACGCCGGTGGTGGGAGGACTTGGTGAACGGAACCGAGCGAGTAGGGGTTCCTTGGCTCGTGGCGACAGGGTTCGTGCGGCTGCTTACCCATCCCGCGGTGCTGCGCGACCCGGCGGCACCAGAGCACGCGGCCGACCTCGTGGCCGAGTGGTTCCGCTCATCCAGCGTCACGCCGTTGAATCCGGGCACTCAGCACCTCGCCATCTTCCGCAACTTGCTGGCCGCCGTCGGCGTGGGCGGGAACCTCGTCACCGACGCCCACATCGCCGCACTGGCCATCGAACACCAAGCCCAGGTCCACTCCAACGACGGTGACTTCGCCCGCTTCCCAGGACTGCGATGGCACAACCCGCTCCTAGATGTCGGCTAA